Proteins from a single region of Pseudomonas phenolilytica:
- a CDS encoding molecular chaperone: MQSLHLPLRVPTPTQQSLSFCEASVRALQVWLAGLPKANLGEMARQLYQALVEINQLRVPSQTRLQLLELLRPEVHYVCGHLERHYLNQPIVLDERPRKVAGLCQALQNHLATGYKLIVVRALARPEQDRRQLLTIALQRAVHSLGALLTRSAQLYSPAAESLWLELHQLYQLAAQYAVQGTAVRDPLAHHGPGLSTEQCYLAALLLGCARCNQLRQSGIARLAKALEAWSTLAVLQPASAPSSLFVFSPQQDSAPRYRSLFARDALPSMCGVDTSRLVAALAEHLRLPQEHRERSSLPDASGIGDDLLLHLSAAWGDMSERSFQRTPANGTLHLCIGMTALHYQLAGRRPFNAVLERHEEPNSAVFKANNGAPDIWANAFDAQSLNSDGLLPDEHIEFVRPTSPSQAPAATQASEQTYPEFEVRLVNHSPGGYCLAWPAEVPAQLQTGELLGLRDGDNGWSVAVVRWVRQVRGGGTQMGVELIAPQAQPCGLRLLRKTELGSEYLRALLLPAIPAIGQAATLIAPCLPFQQGHKVLINQEGNEQRAVLQRRQSHTGNYNQFEYQLLGQPPAEPEMPVTAWGTRGVNGDADFDSLWKSL, translated from the coding sequence TTGCAGAGTCTTCATTTGCCATTGCGCGTACCCACGCCGACCCAGCAGAGCCTGAGCTTCTGCGAGGCGAGCGTGCGCGCACTGCAGGTGTGGCTCGCTGGCCTGCCCAAGGCCAATCTGGGAGAAATGGCACGCCAGCTCTACCAGGCGCTGGTGGAAATCAACCAGCTGCGTGTGCCGTCGCAAACCCGTCTGCAACTGCTGGAACTGCTACGCCCCGAGGTGCACTACGTCTGCGGGCACCTCGAGCGGCACTACCTGAATCAACCGATCGTGCTCGACGAGCGACCACGCAAGGTCGCCGGTCTCTGCCAAGCGCTGCAGAATCACCTGGCCACCGGCTACAAGCTGATCGTCGTGCGCGCCCTTGCACGCCCCGAGCAGGATCGCCGGCAGCTTCTGACGATCGCCCTGCAGCGCGCGGTGCACAGCCTCGGCGCGCTGCTGACGCGCTCTGCCCAGCTCTACAGCCCAGCCGCCGAGAGCCTCTGGCTCGAGCTGCACCAGCTCTATCAGCTCGCCGCGCAGTACGCCGTGCAGGGTACTGCGGTGCGCGACCCGCTGGCGCACCACGGCCCGGGCCTGAGCACCGAACAGTGCTACCTCGCCGCCCTGCTGCTGGGCTGCGCGCGCTGCAACCAACTGCGCCAGTCCGGCATCGCCCGGCTGGCCAAGGCCCTGGAGGCCTGGAGCACGCTGGCGGTCCTTCAGCCGGCCAGCGCACCGTCCAGCCTGTTCGTCTTCTCGCCGCAGCAGGACAGTGCGCCGCGTTATCGCTCGCTGTTCGCCCGCGACGCGCTGCCAAGCATGTGCGGCGTCGACACCAGCCGGCTGGTCGCAGCGCTCGCCGAGCACCTGCGCCTGCCGCAAGAGCATCGCGAGCGCTCGTCGCTGCCGGACGCCAGCGGCATCGGCGACGACCTGCTGCTGCACCTGAGCGCGGCCTGGGGCGACATGTCCGAGCGCTCCTTCCAGCGCACTCCGGCCAACGGCACCCTGCACCTGTGCATCGGCATGACCGCCCTGCACTACCAGCTCGCCGGCCGGCGCCCGTTCAACGCCGTGCTGGAGCGCCACGAGGAGCCCAACTCGGCGGTGTTCAAGGCCAACAACGGCGCCCCCGACATCTGGGCGAACGCCTTCGACGCGCAAAGCCTCAACAGCGACGGACTGCTGCCTGACGAACACATCGAGTTCGTTCGCCCGACCAGTCCCAGCCAGGCCCCGGCGGCCACGCAAGCCAGCGAGCAGACCTATCCCGAGTTCGAGGTTCGCCTGGTCAACCACAGCCCCGGCGGCTACTGCCTGGCCTGGCCGGCGGAGGTTCCCGCACAACTGCAGACCGGCGAGCTGCTGGGACTGCGCGACGGCGACAACGGCTGGAGCGTCGCCGTGGTGCGCTGGGTTCGCCAGGTGCGCGGCGGCGGCACGCAGATGGGCGTCGAGCTGATCGCGCCGCAAGCGCAACCCTGCGGCCTGCGTCTGCTGCGCAAGACCGAACTGGGCAGCGAATACCTGCGCGCGCTGCTGCTGCCGGCAATCCCGGCCATCGGCCAGGCGGCGACCCTGATCGCTCCATGCCTGCCGTTTCAGCAGGGCCACAAGGTGCTGATCAATCAGGAAGGCAATGAACAGCGCGCCGTGCTGCAGCGCCGCCAGAGCCATACCGGCAACTACAACCAGTTCGAGTACCAGCTCCTCGGCCAGCCGCCGGCCGAGCCGGAGATGCCGGTCACAGCCTGGGGAACCCGCGGAGTCAATGGGGACGCAGATTTTGACTCACTCTGGAAGTCGCTGTAG
- a CDS encoding EAL domain-containing response regulator — translation MALQKKTIRLLILEDSQNEAERLVSLFRNAGQATRVHRLTSSDDLASALQQTWDLLIAAPSSENLEPSEAIATIRRQAKDIPIIQLTASNDAEAIIDALTLGAQDALPQGEDEWLLLVANRELANLEQRRARRSAEVALREAEKRCQLLLDSSVDAIAYVHDGMHIYANRAYLELFGYADVEDLEGMPMIDLIEACDQGSFKTFLKNYQTMEGHCELTCSGVRADGDSFKARMHFSPATYDGEPCIQVVIRAESDSAELQKLREISTQDPITGLHNRNHFTELVDSAVERAVNAGQIASLAYIRVDRFASLQAEIGLSDADQLLRQLADVLRAHFDAQTPLARFADDVFTALQPGIAPDQAEASLRKLLTRIEGHLFDIGGRTVQTTLSIGVAGLDEKTARAQDVIERAHRCADELTDGNALKRYDPADELAAAASRGNLAAMLQQALDTNSFRLLFQPIISLRGDSHEHYEVLLRLLDPQGVEVPPAQFLSAASDAGLAGKIDRWVILNSIKLLAEHRTKGHSTRLFLHLSSASLQDAGLLPWLSVVLKAARLPGDALVFELNEPDAVAYLKPAKALGQGLGELGCHLALSNFGCALNPFNTLRHLNALFVKVDGSYTQDLSRQENQEALKQLLADLHEHKRLSIVPFVESATVLATLWQAGVNYIQGHYLQGPSQSMDYNFSSDEE, via the coding sequence ATGGCCCTGCAAAAGAAAACCATCCGCCTGTTGATTCTCGAAGATTCGCAGAACGAAGCCGAGCGTCTGGTCAGTCTGTTCCGCAATGCCGGACAGGCCACCCGGGTGCATCGACTCACGTCCAGCGACGACCTCGCGAGCGCGCTGCAACAGACCTGGGACCTGCTGATCGCCGCGCCGAGCAGCGAAAATCTCGAGCCGAGCGAGGCCATCGCCACCATCCGCCGGCAGGCCAAGGACATTCCGATCATCCAGCTCACCGCGAGCAACGACGCCGAAGCGATCATCGATGCGCTGACGCTCGGCGCCCAGGATGCGCTGCCGCAAGGCGAGGACGAGTGGCTGCTATTGGTGGCTAACCGCGAGCTGGCCAACCTCGAGCAGCGGCGCGCTCGGCGCTCAGCGGAGGTGGCGCTGCGCGAGGCGGAGAAACGCTGTCAGCTGCTGCTCGACAGCTCGGTGGACGCCATTGCCTACGTGCACGACGGCATGCACATCTATGCCAACCGCGCCTACCTGGAGCTGTTCGGCTACGCCGACGTCGAAGACCTGGAAGGCATGCCGATGATCGACCTGATCGAAGCCTGCGATCAGGGCAGTTTCAAGACCTTCCTGAAGAACTACCAGACGATGGAAGGCCACTGCGAGCTGACCTGCAGTGGCGTGCGCGCCGATGGCGATAGCTTCAAGGCTCGCATGCACTTCTCGCCGGCCACCTACGATGGCGAGCCGTGCATCCAGGTCGTGATCCGCGCCGAAAGCGACAGCGCCGAGCTGCAGAAGCTGCGCGAAATCAGCACGCAGGACCCGATTACCGGCCTGCACAACCGCAACCATTTCACCGAACTGGTCGACAGCGCCGTCGAGCGTGCGGTCAATGCCGGCCAGATCGCCAGTCTGGCCTATATTCGAGTGGACCGCTTTGCCAGCCTGCAGGCCGAAATCGGCCTGAGCGATGCCGATCAGCTGCTGCGCCAGCTGGCCGACGTGCTGCGCGCGCACTTCGACGCCCAGACGCCGCTGGCCCGCTTCGCCGACGATGTGTTCACCGCGCTGCAGCCAGGTATCGCACCGGACCAGGCCGAAGCTTCGCTGCGCAAGCTGCTGACTCGCATCGAGGGTCACCTGTTCGACATCGGCGGTCGCACCGTGCAGACCACCCTGAGCATTGGCGTCGCTGGCTTGGACGAGAAGACCGCGCGCGCGCAGGACGTCATCGAGCGCGCCCATCGCTGTGCCGACGAACTCACCGACGGCAACGCGCTCAAGCGCTATGACCCGGCCGACGAACTGGCGGCGGCGGCAAGTCGCGGCAATCTCGCCGCCATGCTGCAGCAGGCGCTGGACACCAACAGTTTCCGCCTGCTGTTCCAGCCGATCATCAGCCTGCGCGGCGACAGTCACGAGCACTACGAGGTGCTGCTGCGCCTGCTCGACCCACAAGGCGTCGAAGTCCCGCCGGCCCAGTTCCTCAGCGCCGCCAGCGACGCCGGCCTGGCGGGCAAGATCGACCGTTGGGTGATCCTCAACTCGATCAAGCTGCTCGCCGAACATCGCACCAAGGGCCACAGCACGCGGCTGTTCCTGCACCTGTCTAGCGCTAGCCTACAGGATGCCGGCCTCTTGCCCTGGCTCAGCGTTGTGCTGAAGGCCGCCCGCCTGCCGGGCGACGCGCTGGTGTTCGAACTCAACGAACCGGATGCGGTGGCCTATCTCAAACCCGCCAAGGCGCTGGGCCAGGGCCTCGGCGAGCTGGGTTGCCATCTGGCGCTGAGCAACTTCGGCTGCGCGCTCAATCCGTTCAACACGCTGCGCCACCTGAACGCGCTGTTCGTCAAGGTCGACGGCTCCTACACCCAGGATCTGAGCCGCCAGGAAAATCAGGAAGCGCTCAAGCAGCTGCTCGCCGATCTGCACGAACACAAGCGCCTGAGTATCGTGCCCTTCGTCGAAAGCGCCACGGTGCTGGCGACACTCTGGCAGGCGGGCGTCAACTATATCCAGGGCCACTATCTGCAAGGCCCCAGCCAGTCGATGGACTACAACTTCTCCTCGGACGAGGAGTGA
- a CDS encoding NAD(P)-dependent alcohol dehydrogenase, with amino-acid sequence MMAMMKAAVFVEPGRIELQDKPIPEIGPNDALLRITTTTICGTDVHILKGEYPVARGLTIGHEPVGIIEKLGSNVQGYQEGQRVIAGAICPNFSSYASQDGLSSQDGGCSCHGYKPMGGWRFGNTIDGTQAEYVLVPDAQANLAPVPDGLTDEQVLMCPDIMSTGFAGAEAANIKIGDIVVIFAQGPIGLCATAGAKLRGASTIIAVDGVDARLDIARRMGADVTLNFRSVDVVDEIMKLTGGRGVDAAIEALGTQTTFEQALRALKPGGTLSSLGVYSSDLTIPLGAFHAGLGDNKIVTSLCPGGKERMRRLLNVVASGRVDLGPLVTHQYALNDIETAYDLFANQRDGVLKVAIKP; translated from the coding sequence ATCATGGCCATGATGAAAGCCGCGGTGTTCGTCGAACCGGGCCGTATCGAACTGCAGGACAAGCCGATTCCCGAGATCGGCCCCAACGACGCGCTGCTGCGCATCACCACCACCACCATCTGCGGCACCGATGTCCACATCCTCAAGGGCGAATACCCGGTCGCCCGCGGCCTGACCATCGGCCACGAGCCGGTGGGCATCATCGAGAAACTCGGCAGCAACGTGCAGGGCTACCAGGAAGGCCAGCGGGTCATCGCCGGCGCCATCTGCCCGAACTTCTCCTCCTACGCCAGCCAGGACGGCCTCTCCTCGCAGGATGGCGGCTGCAGCTGCCACGGCTACAAGCCGATGGGCGGCTGGCGCTTCGGCAACACCATCGACGGCACCCAGGCCGAATACGTGCTGGTGCCCGACGCTCAGGCCAACCTGGCGCCGGTGCCTGACGGACTGACCGACGAACAGGTGCTGATGTGCCCGGACATCATGTCCACCGGCTTCGCTGGCGCCGAGGCGGCCAACATCAAGATCGGCGACATCGTGGTGATTTTCGCCCAAGGGCCGATCGGCCTCTGCGCCACCGCCGGCGCCAAGCTGCGCGGCGCGAGCACCATCATCGCGGTCGATGGCGTCGATGCACGGCTGGATATCGCGCGGCGCATGGGCGCCGACGTGACGCTGAACTTCCGCAGCGTCGACGTCGTCGACGAAATCATGAAGCTGACCGGCGGCCGTGGCGTCGATGCCGCCATCGAAGCACTCGGCACCCAGACCACCTTCGAGCAGGCGCTGCGCGCGCTCAAGCCCGGCGGCACACTGTCGAGCCTGGGCGTCTATTCCAGCGATCTGACCATTCCGCTGGGCGCGTTCCACGCTGGCCTCGGCGACAACAAGATCGTCACCTCGCTGTGCCCCGGCGGCAAGGAACGCATGCGCCGGCTGCTCAACGTGGTGGCATCCGGGCGCGTCGACCTCGGCCCGCTGGTGACCCACCAGTACGCGCTGAACGACATCGAAACGGCCTACGATCTGTTCGCCAACCAGCGTGACGGCGTGCTCAAGGTCGCAATCAAGCCCTGA
- the serB gene encoding phosphoserine phosphatase SerB, with product MREIVLINITGEDRPGLTAAITGVLAQGGVNILDIGQAVIHDTLSFGILVELPDSEGASAVLKDVLFMGYKHDQQVRFTPVSEDDYQHWVAGQGKSRHIVTLLTRKVTAEQLHRVSSITAKFGLNIDHIDRLSGRMPLDVPEELGKGCIEFSVRGEPEDTAALRAEFLSVAQELNVDIAFQRDSIFRRNRRLAVFDMDSTLIEAEVIDELAKAAGVGEQVAEITERAMRGELDFRASFKERLALLEGLSEDVLADISASLRLTEGAELLFAELKRLGYKTAILSGGFSYFARQLQAKLGIDYVFANELQIVNGKVTGVAVEPIVDAQRKADLLRQLAEQEGLRLEQTIAVGDGANDLPMLGLAGLGVAFRAKPLVKQSAKQAISTLGLDGILYLLGYRDREGAE from the coding sequence TTGCGCGAAATCGTCCTGATCAACATCACCGGGGAAGATCGTCCCGGTCTGACTGCGGCCATCACAGGCGTCCTGGCGCAGGGTGGCGTGAACATCCTCGACATCGGTCAGGCGGTGATCCATGACACGCTGTCCTTTGGCATCCTGGTCGAGCTGCCCGATAGCGAAGGCGCTTCGGCGGTGCTCAAGGACGTGCTGTTCATGGGCTACAAGCACGACCAGCAGGTGCGCTTCACGCCGGTTTCCGAAGACGACTACCAGCACTGGGTGGCCGGTCAGGGCAAGTCGCGGCATATCGTGACCCTGCTGACGCGCAAGGTCACCGCCGAGCAGCTGCACCGGGTCAGCTCGATCACCGCGAAGTTCGGCCTGAACATCGACCACATCGACCGCCTCTCGGGGCGCATGCCGCTGGACGTGCCCGAGGAGCTGGGCAAGGGCTGCATCGAATTCTCCGTGCGCGGCGAGCCGGAGGACACCGCGGCGCTGCGTGCCGAATTCCTCAGCGTGGCGCAGGAGCTGAATGTCGATATCGCCTTCCAGCGCGACTCGATCTTCCGCCGCAATCGGCGTCTGGCGGTGTTCGACATGGATTCGACGCTGATCGAGGCGGAGGTCATCGACGAGCTGGCCAAGGCCGCCGGCGTCGGCGAGCAGGTGGCGGAGATCACCGAGCGCGCCATGCGCGGCGAGCTGGATTTTCGCGCCAGTTTCAAGGAGCGCCTGGCGCTGCTCGAAGGGCTCTCGGAGGACGTGCTGGCGGACATCAGTGCCAGCTTGCGCCTGACCGAGGGCGCCGAGCTGCTGTTCGCCGAGCTCAAGCGGCTCGGCTACAAGACCGCAATCCTCTCCGGTGGTTTCAGCTACTTCGCCCGGCAGCTGCAGGCCAAGCTGGGCATCGACTACGTGTTCGCCAACGAACTGCAGATCGTCAACGGCAAGGTCACCGGCGTGGCAGTCGAGCCGATCGTCGATGCCCAGCGCAAGGCTGATCTGCTGCGCCAGCTGGCGGAGCAGGAAGGGCTGCGCCTGGAGCAGACCATCGCGGTCGGCGACGGCGCCAACGACCTGCCGATGCTCGGCCTGGCCGGGCTCGGTGTGGCGTTCCGCGCCAAACCGCTGGTCAAGCAGTCGGCCAAGCAGGCAATTTCCACCCTGGGGCTGGACGGTATCCTCTACCTGCTCGGCTATCGCGACCGGGAAGGCGCGGAGTAA
- a CDS encoding AhpA/YtjB family protein, translating into MNRPASVKPDNFFLMLYRAVRQHRVPLVLRIASHTLLLVALALVIYAWVIGMQFKQAMEQQADALGQSLVTQTAASATDLLVANDILSLNVLLSNLVKNPLVAHAAIYSVDNRVLAESGTRPQHSLLGDDKGLYSTPISFQEVIAGHLRISLDMQQFQQPMTISLQSMGLLSLILLALALVLSMRLGRQLSTPLLQLRLWLRDPDDPAPGAGRQDEIGDLARQLQARLVPEKPEPELDLGEMLDDGYFDQPDPRYVGEPPAVAPTQSIEPSFGEPSALRADDDFEPFGAFDDEDPPFAAPAPPVPTPPVAPRKSAVLAIQLGGQEQLRRLPRERLTDLLQRYRDSLQQAATLYQAELQTLNDGSSLMLFHSQDDEQNYLTHAICCGELMRALSHALQIEVADSGLTLQLQLGLTEGEGLYELSQGDLLLSDAAQAALAMSLHSRNLLLVERSIGDDPLIRQRARIRPIASPEGACCVERLLEPYPSLLERQLTRMHELRQRS; encoded by the coding sequence GTGAACCGGCCCGCATCCGTCAAGCCAGACAATTTCTTCCTCATGCTCTACCGTGCCGTGCGCCAGCACCGCGTCCCACTGGTGCTGCGCATCGCCAGCCACACGCTGCTGCTGGTCGCCCTGGCATTGGTCATCTATGCGTGGGTGATCGGCATGCAGTTCAAGCAGGCGATGGAGCAGCAGGCCGATGCGCTCGGCCAGAGCCTGGTCACGCAGACCGCCGCCTCGGCTACCGATTTGCTGGTGGCCAACGACATCCTCAGCCTCAACGTGCTGCTCAGCAATCTGGTGAAGAACCCGCTGGTCGCCCATGCCGCCATCTACAGCGTGGACAACCGCGTGCTGGCCGAATCCGGTACGCGGCCGCAGCACAGCCTGCTGGGTGACGACAAAGGCCTGTATTCCACGCCGATCAGCTTCCAGGAAGTGATCGCTGGCCATCTGCGCATCAGCCTGGACATGCAGCAGTTCCAGCAACCGATGACCATCAGCCTGCAGAGCATGGGGCTGCTCAGCCTGATCCTGCTGGCGCTCGCACTGGTGCTGAGCATGCGCCTGGGCCGCCAGCTGTCCACGCCGCTGTTGCAGCTGCGCCTGTGGCTGCGCGATCCGGACGATCCGGCACCGGGCGCCGGGCGCCAGGACGAGATCGGCGACCTCGCGCGTCAACTGCAGGCGCGTCTGGTGCCGGAAAAACCCGAGCCGGAACTGGATCTCGGCGAAATGCTCGACGATGGCTATTTCGATCAGCCCGACCCGCGTTACGTCGGCGAACCGCCTGCGGTGGCGCCGACACAGTCGATCGAGCCGTCATTCGGCGAGCCGTCGGCCCTACGCGCCGACGATGATTTCGAACCGTTCGGCGCCTTCGACGACGAAGATCCGCCTTTCGCCGCCCCGGCGCCGCCGGTCCCGACACCACCGGTCGCACCGCGCAAGAGCGCAGTGCTGGCCATTCAGCTCGGCGGCCAGGAACAGCTGCGGCGCCTGCCGCGCGAACGCCTGACCGATCTGCTGCAGCGCTATCGTGACTCCCTGCAGCAAGCGGCAACGCTCTATCAGGCGGAACTGCAGACGCTCAACGACGGCAGCAGCCTGATGCTGTTTCATAGCCAGGACGATGAACAGAACTACCTCACCCACGCGATCTGCTGCGGCGAGCTAATGCGCGCGCTGAGCCACGCGCTGCAGATCGAGGTCGCCGACAGCGGGCTGACCCTGCAGCTGCAACTGGGCCTGACCGAAGGCGAAGGTCTGTACGAACTCAGTCAGGGCGATCTGCTGCTCAGCGATGCCGCTCAGGCGGCATTGGCGATGTCGCTGCACAGCCGCAACCTGCTGCTGGTCGAGCGCAGCATCGGCGACGACCCGCTGATCAGGCAGCGCGCGCGCATCCGCCCGATCGCCAGCCCGGAAGGTGCCTGCTGCGTGGAGCGCCTGCTGGAGCCGTACCCGTCGCTGCTGGAGCGCCAGCTGACCCGTATGCACGAGCTGCGCCAGCGCAGCTGA
- a CDS encoding PqiC family protein: MNKLLRLSTVLLVLSASLSGCMLQQPLPMYRLENGSATMPERIDGPAVLLGPVTLADYLQRDAMLQRLPDGSLAADGQHARWAGSLQGDIEQLLLRQLAAGLETQRVQLSPAAAGFTPDVQVELAITRLDSGPAHPAVLEAQWRLLDKQGKLQGSRLVRLQEEHQGTPADQVHAQSVLLQRLGEMLATAAKPLAVAKPAAPKREPARPNKAAEAKVPRIPALEPIRTDMEVFRF; encoded by the coding sequence ATGAACAAGTTGCTGCGTCTTTCGACTGTCTTGCTGGTACTCAGCGCCAGCTTGTCTGGCTGCATGCTGCAGCAGCCGCTGCCCATGTACCGCCTGGAGAATGGTTCGGCCACCATGCCGGAACGGATCGATGGCCCGGCGGTGCTGCTGGGGCCGGTGACCCTCGCCGATTATCTGCAGCGTGATGCCATGCTGCAGCGCCTGCCCGACGGCAGCCTGGCGGCCGATGGGCAGCACGCGCGCTGGGCCGGCAGCCTGCAGGGTGACATCGAACAGCTGCTGTTGCGCCAGCTCGCCGCCGGGCTCGAGACCCAGCGTGTGCAGTTGAGTCCGGCCGCCGCTGGATTCACCCCGGATGTTCAGGTTGAACTGGCCATTACCCGGCTGGATTCCGGCCCGGCGCATCCAGCGGTGCTGGAGGCGCAATGGCGACTGCTGGACAAGCAGGGCAAGCTGCAGGGCAGTCGTCTGGTTCGCCTGCAGGAGGAGCATCAGGGCACGCCGGCCGACCAGGTGCATGCGCAGAGCGTGCTGCTACAGCGTCTCGGTGAAATGCTGGCGACCGCGGCAAAGCCGCTGGCCGTCGCCAAGCCGGCTGCACCCAAGCGCGAACCGGCCAGGCCGAACAAGGCCGCCGAGGCGAAGGTGCCGCGCATCCCCGCACTGGAGCCGATCCGTACCGATATGGAAGTATTCCGCTTCTGA
- the parC gene encoding DNA topoisomerase IV subunit A, whose translation MSETLDLSLDGVERRSLADFTEQAYLNYSMYVIMDRALPHIGDGLKPVQRRIVYAMSELGLNADAKHKKSARTVGDVLGKFHPHGDSACYEAMVLMAQPFSYRYTLVDGQGNWGAPDDPKSFAAMRYTEARLSRYSEVLLSELGQGTVDWVPNFDGTLDEPATLPARLPNLLLNGTTGIAVGMATDVPPHNLREVAAACVRLLDEPNATVEQLCEHILGPDFPTEAEVITPRAELLKIYESGRGSVRMRAVYRVEDGDIVVTALPHQVSGAKVLEQIAAQMQAKKLPMVADLRDESDHENPCRIVIIPRSNRVDADELMTHLFATTELESSYRVNTNVIGLDGKPQVKNLRVLLGEWLTYRIGTVRRRLQFRLDKVEKRLHLLDGLLVAFLNLDEVIHIIRTEDQPKPVLMARFELSELQADYILDTRLRQLARLEEMKIRAEQDELMKEREQLLALLGSETKLKKLVRKELLADAETYGDARRSPIIERAEARALSENELLPSEPVTVVISEKGWVRCAKGHDIDATGLSYKAGDGFKAAAGGRSNQYAVFIDSTGRSYSLAAHSLPSARGQGEPLTGRLTPPPGASFECVLLPDDDALYVIASDAGYGFVVKGDDLQAKNKAGKTLLSLPAGAKVVAPRPLHSRDDDWLAAVTTEGRLLVFPVRDLPQLGKGKGNKIIGIPGERVASREEYLVDLAVLPAGATLTLQAGKRTLSLKADDLEHYKGERGRRGNKLPRGFQRVDSLQVERQG comes from the coding sequence ATGAGCGAAACTCTCGACCTGAGCCTGGACGGCGTGGAGCGCCGCTCCCTTGCCGACTTCACCGAGCAGGCCTATCTCAACTACTCCATGTACGTGATCATGGATCGCGCTCTGCCGCACATCGGCGACGGCCTCAAGCCTGTGCAGCGGCGCATCGTCTATGCCATGAGCGAGCTCGGCCTGAACGCCGACGCCAAGCACAAGAAGTCCGCGCGCACCGTCGGCGACGTGCTCGGCAAGTTCCACCCGCACGGCGACAGCGCCTGCTACGAGGCGATGGTGCTGATGGCCCAGCCGTTCAGCTACCGCTACACACTGGTCGACGGCCAGGGCAACTGGGGGGCGCCGGACGATCCCAAGTCCTTCGCCGCCATGCGCTACACCGAGGCGCGGCTGTCGCGCTATTCCGAGGTGCTGCTGTCCGAGCTGGGACAGGGTACGGTGGATTGGGTGCCGAACTTCGACGGCACCCTCGACGAGCCGGCGACGCTGCCGGCGCGCCTGCCCAACCTGCTGCTCAATGGCACCACCGGCATTGCCGTGGGCATGGCCACCGATGTGCCGCCGCACAACCTGCGTGAGGTCGCGGCCGCCTGCGTGCGTCTGCTCGACGAGCCGAACGCCACCGTCGAGCAGCTCTGCGAGCACATCCTCGGCCCGGATTTTCCCACCGAGGCGGAAGTCATCACGCCGCGTGCGGAATTGCTGAAGATTTACGAAAGTGGCCGTGGCTCGGTGCGCATGCGCGCCGTGTATCGCGTCGAGGACGGCGATATCGTGGTCACCGCGCTGCCGCACCAGGTGTCCGGCGCCAAGGTGCTGGAGCAGATCGCCGCGCAGATGCAGGCCAAGAAGCTGCCGATGGTCGCCGATCTGCGCGACGAATCGGACCATGAGAATCCCTGCCGTATCGTCATCATCCCGCGTTCCAACCGCGTGGATGCCGACGAGCTGATGACCCACCTGTTCGCCACCACCGAGCTGGAGTCGAGCTACCGGGTCAACACCAACGTGATCGGCCTGGACGGCAAGCCGCAGGTGAAAAACCTGCGTGTGCTGCTGGGCGAGTGGCTGACCTACCGCATCGGCACGGTGCGTCGCCGTCTGCAGTTCCGCCTGGACAAGGTGGAGAAGCGCCTGCACCTGTTGGACGGTTTGCTGGTCGCCTTCCTCAATCTCGACGAGGTGATCCACATCATCCGTACCGAGGACCAGCCCAAGCCGGTGCTGATGGCGCGCTTCGAGCTGTCCGAGCTGCAGGCCGACTACATCCTCGATACGCGTCTGCGCCAGCTGGCACGCCTCGAGGAGATGAAGATCCGTGCCGAGCAGGACGAGCTGATGAAGGAGCGCGAGCAGCTGCTGGCACTGCTCGGCAGTGAGACCAAGCTGAAGAAGCTGGTGCGTAAGGAGTTGCTGGCCGACGCCGAGACCTACGGTGATGCGCGGCGCTCGCCGATCATCGAGCGCGCCGAAGCCCGTGCGCTGTCGGAAAACGAACTGCTGCCGTCCGAGCCGGTCACCGTGGTGATTTCCGAGAAAGGCTGGGTGCGTTGCGCCAAGGGTCACGACATCGACGCGACCGGGCTCTCCTACAAGGCCGGCGACGGCTTCAAGGCCGCCGCTGGCGGGCGCTCGAACCAGTACGCGGTGTTCATCGACAGCACCGGGCGCAGCTATTCGCTGGCGGCGCATTCGCTGCCCTCGGCGCGTGGCCAGGGCGAACCGCTCACCGGCCGCCTGACGCCACCGCCAGGCGCGAGTTTCGAATGCGTGCTGCTGCCCGATGACGATGCGCTGTACGTGATTGCCTCGGACGCCGGCTACGGCTTCGTCGTCAAGGGTGATGACCTGCAGGCCAAGAACAAGGCCGGCAAGACACTGCTGTCGCTGCCGGCCGGTGCGAAAGTGGTGGCACCGCGGCCGCTGCACAGCCGCGACGACGACTGGCTGGCGGCGGTGACGACCGAAGGGCGTCTGCTGGTGTTCCCCGTGCGTGACCTGCCGCAGCTGGGCAAGGGCAAGGGCAACAAGATCATCGGCATTCCTGGCGAACGTGTGGCCAGCCGCGAGGAGTACCTGGTCGATCTGGCGGTGCTTCCAGCGGGCGCGACGCTGACGCTGCAGGCCGGCAAGCGCACGCTGTCGCTCAAGGCCGACGACCTGGAACATTACAAGGGCGAGCGTGGGCGACGTGGCAACAAGCTGCCGCGTGGCTTCCAGCGAGTCGATAGCTTGCAGGTCGAGCGCCAGGGCTGA